One genomic window of Roseateles sp. DAIF2 includes the following:
- a CDS encoding 2-isopropylmalate synthase: MLDHPATKYRPFPTIDLPARRWPARRIETAPIWLSTDLRDGNQALFEPMNRARKLRLLDTLLRCGFKEIELGFPAASQTDFDIVRELIEQDRIPADVTPMVMTQAREDLIRRTFEALRGARRAIVHLYNATAPAWRELVFGMTVPEMLALVETHVSLVRRLAEAQPETEWVLQYSPETFCMTELEVSLAACNTAIRAWDAGPGRPMIINLPTTVEVATPNVFADQVEWMHERLERREHLVLSVHPHNDRGTGVACAELALLAGAQRVEGCLFGNGERSGNVDLVTLALNLYTQGLHPGLDFSDLPGVAREAEACTALPIHPRHPYAGDLVFTAFSGSHQDAIKKGFAAQRPDAPWRVPYLPIDPQDIGRGYEGIVRVNSQSGKGGIAFLLEREQGLTLPRRMQVEFGAVVQKQADASEVEISAATLWVLFERHYLAPARGYRGHRFEAAAEGGWSVALELADEAQARQGHGMSQAAAVLAALGLVEARLDEQQLQRHGEQHWALIELALPGRGACFGAARAHDAEQALVQALLSAAVRLGAPT; encoded by the coding sequence ATGCTTGACCATCCCGCCACCAAGTACCGCCCCTTCCCCACCATCGACCTGCCCGCGCGCCGCTGGCCGGCGCGCCGCATCGAGACCGCGCCGATCTGGCTCTCGACCGATCTGCGCGACGGCAACCAGGCCCTGTTCGAGCCGATGAACCGCGCGCGCAAGCTGCGCCTGCTCGACACCCTGCTGCGCTGCGGCTTCAAGGAGATCGAGCTGGGCTTCCCGGCCGCCTCGCAGACCGACTTCGACATCGTGCGCGAGCTGATCGAGCAGGACCGCATCCCGGCCGATGTCACGCCGATGGTGATGACCCAGGCGCGCGAGGATCTGATCCGCCGGACCTTCGAGGCGCTGCGCGGCGCGCGCCGCGCGATCGTGCATCTCTACAACGCCACCGCGCCGGCCTGGCGCGAGCTGGTGTTCGGCATGACGGTGCCGGAGATGCTGGCCCTGGTCGAGACCCATGTGAGCCTGGTCCGCCGCCTGGCCGAGGCCCAGCCCGAGACCGAATGGGTGCTGCAGTACTCGCCCGAGACCTTCTGCATGACCGAGCTGGAGGTCTCGCTGGCCGCCTGCAACACCGCGATCCGCGCCTGGGATGCCGGCCCCGGCCGGCCGATGATCATCAACCTGCCGACCACGGTCGAGGTGGCGACGCCGAATGTGTTCGCCGACCAGGTCGAATGGATGCACGAGCGGCTGGAGCGGCGCGAGCACCTGGTGTTGTCGGTGCATCCGCACAACGACCGCGGCACCGGCGTGGCCTGCGCCGAGCTGGCCCTCTTGGCCGGCGCGCAGCGCGTCGAGGGCTGCCTGTTCGGCAATGGCGAGCGCAGCGGCAATGTGGACCTGGTCACGCTGGCGCTGAACCTCTATACCCAGGGCCTGCATCCGGGGCTGGACTTCTCCGACCTGCCCGGCGTGGCCCGCGAGGCCGAGGCCTGCACCGCGCTGCCCATCCATCCGCGCCACCCCTATGCCGGCGACCTGGTGTTCACCGCCTTCTCCGGCTCGCACCAGGACGCGATCAAGAAGGGCTTCGCGGCGCAGCGCCCCGATGCGCCCTGGCGCGTGCCCTATCTGCCGATCGACCCGCAGGACATCGGCCGCGGCTACGAGGGCATCGTGCGGGTCAACAGCCAGTCCGGCAAGGGCGGCATCGCCTTCCTGCTGGAGCGCGAGCAAGGCCTGACCCTGCCGCGGCGCATGCAGGTGGAGTTCGGCGCGGTGGTGCAGAAGCAGGCCGATGCCAGCGAGGTCGAGATCAGCGCCGCCACCCTGTGGGTGCTGTTCGAACGCCACTACCTGGCGCCGGCACGCGGCTACCGCGGCCACCGCTTCGAGGCCGCGGCCGAGGGCGGCTGGTCGGTCGCGCTGGAGTTGGCCGACGAGGCGCAGGCGCGACAGGGTCATGGCATGAGCCAGGCCGCCGCGGTGCTGGCGGCGCTGGGCCTGGTCGAGGCGCGGCTCGACGAGCAGCAGCTGCAGCGCCATGGCGAGCAGCATTGGGCCTTGATCGAGCTGGCCCTGCCCGGCCGCGGCGCCTGCTTTGGTGCGGCGCGCGCGCACGACGCGGAGCAGGCCCTGGTGCAGGCCCTGCTCAGTGCCGCGGTTCGACTGGGCGCTCCGACCTAG
- a CDS encoding GNAT family N-acetyltransferase: MPAPQLLQTERLLLRAPSVALTAAVCDYQRRNAAHLSPWDPPYPADHHEPAAVALRLQQGEQAFEAGSALRYWFSRREDPARLIGQAQLSQIARGPFQNAMLGYSLDHQAQGGGLMHEALGTIIATLFGPALRLHRIQAAVRPDNLRSRKVLQALGFAQEGLARRYLFIDGVWRDHEVWALLNPQWPDELPP; this comes from the coding sequence ATGCCCGCCCCCCAGCTGCTGCAGACCGAGCGACTGCTGCTGCGCGCGCCCTCGGTCGCGCTGACCGCCGCGGTCTGCGACTACCAGCGCCGCAACGCCGCCCACCTCTCGCCCTGGGACCCGCCCTACCCCGCCGACCATCATGAGCCGGCGGCCGTGGCCCTGCGCCTGCAGCAGGGCGAGCAGGCCTTCGAGGCCGGCAGCGCGCTGCGCTACTGGTTCAGCCGGCGCGAGGATCCGGCGCGCCTGATCGGCCAGGCCCAGCTGTCGCAGATCGCGCGCGGCCCCTTCCAGAACGCGATGCTGGGCTACAGCCTGGACCATCAGGCCCAGGGCGGCGGCCTGATGCATGAGGCGCTGGGCACGATCATCGCCACCCTGTTCGGCCCGGCGCTGCGCCTGCACCGCATTCAGGCCGCGGTGCGGCCGGACAACCTGCGCAGCCGCAAGGTGCTGCAGGCCCTGGGCTTTGCTCAGGAGGGCCTGGCGCGGCGCTATCTGTTCATCGATGGCGTCTGGCGCGACCATGAGGTCTGGGCCCTGCTGAACCCGCAATGGCCGGACGAGTTGCCGCCCTGA
- a CDS encoding carboxymuconolactone decarboxylase family protein, giving the protein MTAPRIDRPEFAALTPGVSEALLALGKAIKASGLPEDLLELVKLRASQLNGCAFCLQFHLNVARQLKVETPKIDLLAAWREAPVYSARERIALAWTEALTLAPQGGADDALYAAALAEFGAAPLAFLTAAIANINAWNRIAMGLRFAPPLPAAA; this is encoded by the coding sequence ATGACCGCACCCCGTATCGACCGTCCCGAGTTCGCCGCCCTGACGCCCGGCGTCAGCGAGGCCCTGCTGGCCCTGGGCAAGGCGATCAAGGCCTCCGGCCTGCCCGAGGACCTGCTGGAGCTGGTCAAGCTGCGCGCCTCGCAGCTCAACGGCTGCGCCTTCTGCCTGCAGTTCCACCTGAACGTCGCGCGCCAGCTCAAGGTCGAGACGCCCAAGATCGACCTGCTGGCCGCCTGGCGCGAGGCGCCGGTCTACAGCGCGCGCGAGCGCATCGCGCTGGCCTGGACCGAGGCCCTGACCCTGGCCCCGCAGGGCGGCGCCGACGATGCCCTCTATGCCGCGGCCCTGGCCGAGTTCGGTGCCGCGCCGCTGGCCTTCCTGACCGCCGCGATCGCCAACATCAACGCCTGGAACCGTATCGCGATGGGCCTGCGTTTCGCGCCGCCGCTGCCGGCCGCCGCCTGA
- a CDS encoding GbsR/MarR family transcriptional regulator, translated as MSPLVRSFVAHFGEMGSRWGINRTVGQIYALIYVSPRALNADEMAEALEFSRSNVSMGLKELQAWRLVRLRHQPGDRREYFEAPTDAWEIFRTLAEERRRREIEPTLSMLRNALMETPATEEDRIAQQRMKSMHDLIELMTTWFDEVQRLDSQTLAQLMKMGAKVQKLLEFTGRGVKLVTGGKSLAGGKE; from the coding sequence ATGAGCCCGTTGGTGCGCAGTTTCGTCGCGCATTTCGGCGAGATGGGCAGCCGTTGGGGCATCAATCGCACGGTGGGGCAGATCTATGCGTTGATCTATGTCTCCCCGCGCGCGCTGAACGCCGACGAGATGGCCGAGGCGCTGGAGTTCAGCCGCTCCAACGTCTCGATGGGGCTGAAGGAGCTGCAGGCCTGGCGCCTGGTGAGGCTGCGCCACCAGCCGGGCGACCGGCGCGAGTATTTCGAGGCGCCCACCGATGCCTGGGAGATCTTCCGCACCCTGGCCGAGGAGCGGCGCCGGCGCGAGATCGAGCCGACCCTGTCGATGCTGCGCAATGCGCTGATGGAGACGCCGGCCACCGAGGAGGACCGCATCGCCCAGCAGCGCATGAAGAGCATGCACGACCTGATCGAGCTGATGACGACCTGGTTCGACGAGGTGCAGCGCCTGGACTCGCAGACCCTGGCCCAGCTGATGAAGATGGGCGCCAAGGTGCAGAAGCTCTTGGAGTTCACTGGCCGTGGCGTCAAACTCGTGACCGGCGGCAAGAGCCTTGCCGGTGGGAAGGAGTGA